In the genome of Anabrus simplex isolate iqAnaSimp1 chromosome 6, ASM4041472v1, whole genome shotgun sequence, one region contains:
- the LOC136876040 gene encoding D-3-phosphoglycerate dehydrogenase, with amino-acid sequence MSVSVKSVLISDAVDNACVHLLQESGIRVTCRYKMSERELLDEIKNHDGLIVRSDTKVTAELLAAATSLKVVGRAGTGVDNINIDAATRKGVIVLNTPGGNSTSACELTCALITALARNIAQACQSLKEGRWDRKLYTGNELAGKTIAVLGLGRIGREVAVRMQAFGMRTIGFDPMVTAELAQAFHVEKMDLSEIWPLADYITVHTPLIPQTRNLLNDDVFNKCKRGVRIINVARGGIVDEAALLRALQDGRCGAAALDVFCEEPPTSPGTLELIQHPKVIVTPHLGASTCEAQQRVAVEIAEQFIALASNVEPQIRARYSITGVVNAPVLAAAMVRDNTPWIMLANELGKLVAKMMQGVVQGTKIQITTSGAAMESKKFLGAAVLAGMLSGCTKNGLNLINAPILAQEAGMQVTVHHETTDSPGTVKVSVTQDKLGCRSLRGTVKTDELPYLLSVDDANFEQGVLLGSNVQLFQGCDSMMNLGTIVSELITRGAIITSVAVALGKSAWFAVRAEHQVDNLDIPGVIPF; translated from the exons AATCATGACGGTCTCATTGTGCGCTCCGACACCAAAGTGACGGCGGAACTACTCGCTGCTGCCACATCTCTGAAAGTAGTCGGCCGAGCGGGGACAGGAGTTGACAACATCAACATAGATGCCGCCACCAGAAAAGGCGTTATAGTTCTCAA CACTCCGGGCGGGAACTCGACGAGCGCCTGCGAGCTCACGTGTGCACTCATCACCGCCCTTGCCAG GAACATAGCCCAGGCTTGCCAGTCACTGAAGGAAGGCCGCTGGGACAGGAAGCTCTACACTGGAAATGAACTCGCTGGGAAGACAATTGCAGTCCTGGGTCTTGGGAGGATTGGACGCGAGGTCGCTGTGAGGATGCAGGCCTTCGGTATGAGA ACGATCGGTTTTGATCCTATGGTGACGGCGGAACTTGCCCAGGCCTTTCATGTCGAGAAAATGGACCTGAGTGAGATATGGCCACTGGCAGATTACATCACTGTTCACACGCCGCTCATTCCGCAGACACGAA ATCTGCTCAATGACGATGTGTTCAACAAGTGCAAGCGTGGTGTGCGCATCATCAACGTAGCAAGAGGCGGCATTGTGGACGAGGCTGCCCTGCTGCGCGCCCTGCAG GATGGTCGTTGTGGAGCGGCAGCCTTGGACGTGTTCTGCGAAGAGCCACCCACATCGCCTGGCACACTCGAACTCATTCAGCACCCGAAAGTGATAGTTACACCACACCTGGGCGCCAGTACCTGCGAAGCCCAACAGCGAGTTGCTGTGGAAATAGCCGAACAGTTCATCGCTCTGGCTTCTAACGTGGAACCTCAAATTCGGGCCAGATACTCCATTACAGGCGTAGTGAACGCCCCGGTCCTAGCCGCTGCCATGGTTCGGGACAACACGCCATGGATCATGCTGGCAAACGAGCTCGGCAAGTTAGTAGCCAAAATGATGCAGGGAGTCGTACAAGGAACAAAGATCCAGATAACAACTTCAG GCGCTGCTATGGAGAGTAAGAAATTCCTAGGCGCAGCGGTCCTCGCAGGTATGCTCAGTGGTTGCACCAAAAATGGCCTCAACCTGATCAATGCACCGATACTAGCACAAGAGGCAGGGATGCAGGTCACCGTCCACCACGAGACCACAGACAGTCCTGGTACAGTGAAGGTGTCAGTGACTCAAGACAAGCTGGGGTGTCGCTCTTTACGAG GCACGGTGAAGACAGATGAACTTCCCTATCTGCTGTCAGTCGATGACGCCAACTTTGAACAGGGGGTGCTGCTTGGCAGTAACGTGCAACTCTTCCAAGGGTGTGACTCCATGATGAATTTGGGTACGATCGTGAGTGAACTGATTACGAGGGGTGCAATCATCACCAGTGTGGCAGTGGCATTGGGGAAGAGCGCTTGGTTTGCTGTGAGAGCTGAGCACCAAGTCGACAACTTGGACATTCCTGGTGTAATCCCATTCTGA